One Methylobacterium sp. AMS5 genomic region harbors:
- the trpB gene encoding tryptophan synthase subunit beta, which translates to MTLNPAPNSFRTGPDERGRFGIFGGRFVAETLMPLILDLEKAYADAKADPSFKADMESYGTHYIGRPSPLYYAERLTEHLRAEAPAGQGAKIFFKREELNHTGSHKVNNVLGQILLARRMGKPRIIAETGAGQHGVATATLCARFGLKCVVYMGAVDVERQAPNVFRMKMLGAEVIPVQSGTRTLKDAMNEALRDWVTNVSDTFYCIGTVAGPHPYPAMVRDFQSVIGIETKQQMLEMEGRLPDSLIACIGGGSNAMGLFHPFLDDREVEIYGVEAAGHGVQSGLHAASLTGGRPGVLHGNRTYLLMNEDGQIADAHSISAGLDYPGIGPEHAWLHEMGRVTYLSATDAETLEAFKLCSMLEGIIPALEPAHALSKVMELAPTKPAEHLMVLNLSGRGDKDIPQVAQIFGQTL; encoded by the coding sequence GTGACGCTGAACCCCGCTCCCAATTCCTTCCGCACCGGGCCGGATGAGCGCGGTCGCTTCGGCATCTTCGGCGGTCGCTTCGTGGCCGAGACGCTGATGCCGCTGATTCTCGATCTCGAGAAGGCCTATGCCGACGCCAAGGCCGACCCGTCGTTCAAGGCGGATATGGAATCCTACGGCACCCACTACATCGGCCGCCCGAGCCCGCTCTACTACGCCGAGCGCCTGACCGAGCACCTGCGTGCTGAGGCGCCGGCGGGGCAGGGGGCGAAGATCTTCTTCAAGCGCGAGGAGCTGAATCACACCGGCTCCCACAAGGTGAACAACGTCCTCGGACAGATCCTGCTCGCCCGCCGCATGGGCAAGCCGCGGATCATCGCCGAGACCGGCGCGGGCCAGCACGGCGTCGCGACGGCGACGCTCTGTGCCCGCTTCGGCCTGAAATGCGTGGTCTATATGGGCGCCGTCGATGTCGAGCGGCAGGCCCCGAACGTGTTCCGCATGAAGATGCTCGGTGCCGAGGTGATCCCGGTGCAATCCGGCACGCGCACGCTCAAGGACGCGATGAACGAGGCCCTACGCGACTGGGTCACCAACGTCTCCGACACCTTCTACTGCATCGGCACCGTGGCCGGCCCCCATCCTTACCCCGCGATGGTGCGCGATTTCCAATCGGTGATCGGCATCGAGACGAAGCAGCAGATGTTGGAGATGGAAGGCCGCCTGCCGGACTCGCTCATCGCCTGCATCGGCGGCGGCTCGAATGCCATGGGCCTGTTCCACCCCTTCCTCGATGACCGCGAAGTCGAAATCTACGGCGTCGAGGCGGCCGGGCACGGCGTGCAGAGCGGCCTCCATGCCGCCTCGCTCACGGGCGGTCGCCCGGGCGTGCTGCACGGCAACCGGACCTACCTGCTGATGAACGAGGACGGCCAGATCGCCGATGCCCACTCGATCTCGGCGGGTCTCGATTATCCCGGTATCGGCCCCGAGCACGCATGGCTGCACGAGATGGGCCGGGTCACCTACCTGTCGGCGACCGACGCGGAGACGCTGGAGGCGTTCAAGCTCTGCTCGATGCTGGAAGGCATCATCCCGGCTCTGGAGCCCGCGCACGCCCTGTCGAAGGTGATGGAGCTGGCCCCGACCAAGCCGGCCGAGCACCTGATGGTGCTGAACCTCTCCGGCCGCGGCGACAAGGATATCCCGCAGGTGGCGCAGATCTTCGGTCAGACGCTCTGA
- a CDS encoding putative sugar O-methyltransferase, whose translation MAIEAGLVASAEVHYRVFGRREGRPFQVPSATAELGGGIAGPWTYRYPYRAWPELPAIAFAKPRPGPEDEAIARRLIAAWQSGAGRAPVQADSEGMWAARSQGFPDFHRALQHGDAGTLAGLLNNLFQSHLAHGIAMGRTMATLARHAPTPFAASWCDRLLRLSEAVGLAPIRSPEQGDYAAALVGPLAHHVEPARLEAELGFPLAFPDVGAPFGVCYGAGILPEHALTHAYAAWRIGQLGRFDRVVEIGGGFGGLAWFLRHPDRHYTILDLPFTNVLQGWFLLKAGLDVSLAGEPDAAIRVLPWWEIERNERYDLAINQDSLPEMPPETAAMYIARIRVIAPLFYSINQEAAAPNTDAFQQAVVADLVARDGGYRRLGRHLFWMRDGYVEEIYARR comes from the coding sequence ATGGCGATTGAGGCCGGTCTCGTCGCCTCGGCGGAAGTGCATTACCGCGTCTTCGGTCGCCGCGAGGGGCGTCCGTTCCAAGTCCCGTCCGCGACGGCCGAACTCGGCGGTGGAATCGCCGGACCGTGGACCTACCGATATCCCTACCGCGCCTGGCCCGAGCTGCCGGCCATCGCCTTCGCCAAGCCCCGACCCGGCCCTGAGGATGAAGCCATCGCGCGACGTCTCATCGCGGCCTGGCAATCCGGTGCCGGACGCGCGCCGGTCCAGGCCGACAGCGAGGGCATGTGGGCGGCCAGGAGCCAAGGCTTTCCCGATTTCCATCGTGCCCTGCAGCACGGCGATGCCGGCACGCTCGCCGGGCTGTTGAACAACCTGTTCCAGTCGCATCTCGCGCACGGCATCGCCATGGGGCGCACGATGGCGACGCTGGCGCGCCATGCGCCGACACCGTTCGCCGCAAGCTGGTGCGACCGGCTGCTGCGGCTCTCGGAGGCGGTCGGCCTCGCCCCCATCCGCTCACCCGAACAGGGCGATTACGCGGCCGCGCTCGTCGGCCCCCTTGCCCACCATGTCGAGCCGGCGCGTCTCGAGGCCGAACTCGGCTTCCCCCTGGCTTTTCCAGACGTCGGCGCTCCGTTCGGCGTGTGTTACGGCGCCGGCATCCTGCCCGAGCACGCCTTGACTCACGCCTATGCCGCTTGGCGGATCGGACAACTCGGCCGCTTCGATCGGGTGGTCGAGATCGGCGGTGGTTTCGGCGGTCTGGCTTGGTTCCTGCGCCACCCCGACCGGCACTACACGATCCTTGATCTGCCCTTCACCAACGTGCTCCAGGGATGGTTTCTGCTGAAAGCGGGCCTCGACGTGTCCCTGGCCGGCGAGCCGGATGCCGCGATCCGGGTTCTGCCGTGGTGGGAGATCGAGCGGAACGAGCGCTACGATCTGGCGATCAATCAGGATTCGCTGCCGGAAATGCCGCCGGAGACGGCAGCCATGTATATCGCGCGGATCCGAGTCATCGCCCCACTGTTCTACTCGATCAATCAGGAGGCGGCGGCCCCGAACACCGACGCTTTCCAGCAGGCCGTCGTCGCCGATCTGGTTGCGCGGGACGGTGGCTACCGGAGGCTGGGCCGGCATCTGTTCTGGATGCGTGACGGCTATGTCGAAGAGATCTACGCTCGACGTTGA
- a CDS encoding LapA family protein: MIRFLKALILLPIAVVVVLLAVANRDAVALSFDPFSPEPVFSLVLPLYAVVFGSVALGILVGGIGSWLGQSRTRQRARYHRREADRLAKEAAELKTFGTPGVEPGYAGAGTYTALPAPAAAR; this comes from the coding sequence ATGATTCGATTTCTGAAGGCGCTGATTCTGCTGCCGATCGCGGTGGTGGTGGTCCTGCTGGCCGTCGCCAATCGCGACGCCGTGGCCCTCTCCTTCGATCCGTTCTCGCCTGAGCCCGTGTTCAGCCTCGTCCTGCCGCTCTACGCCGTGGTGTTCGGCTCGGTGGCACTCGGCATTCTCGTCGGCGGTATCGGAAGCTGGCTCGGGCAGAGCCGGACACGCCAGCGGGCGCGCTATCACCGCCGTGAGGCCGACCGTCTCGCCAAGGAAGCGGCCGAGTTGAAGACCTTCGGCACGCCGGGTGTCGAGCCGGGCTATGCCGGCGCCGGCACCTACACCGCCCTGCCTGCCCCGGCAGCGGCGCGCTGA
- the mdcG gene encoding malonate decarboxylase holo-[acyl-carrier-protein] synthase: MAEAHRRHDLLDVEPGAWAAAVTARADLAGVPHVAAWVDNGRPVILRRSYPGEDPGRVPVGLPLPPRDGKRRIGLMLPPDAVRPRAPVLLSEARAACPLSWGVTLEALIALGKRHGLAPRPFGSLLWQSLSGLPYLSEGSDLDLLWPVAGAIPLRLIAEIAAIEVRAPMRLDGEILLSDGGGVNWRELHSIGPGGTVLVKHHDRLALREAAALLAGDPE; encoded by the coding sequence TTGGCTGAGGCGCACCGGCGCCATGACCTCCTCGACGTCGAGCCGGGAGCCTGGGCCGCTGCCGTGACCGCGCGGGCGGATCTCGCAGGGGTGCCGCACGTCGCGGCGTGGGTGGACAATGGCCGGCCGGTCATCCTGCGCCGCTCGTATCCGGGAGAGGATCCGGGCCGCGTGCCGGTCGGCCTGCCGCTGCCGCCACGGGACGGCAAGCGCCGCATCGGCCTGATGCTCCCGCCGGACGCGGTCCGCCCGCGCGCGCCCGTTCTCCTGTCCGAGGCGCGAGCCGCATGCCCGCTTTCCTGGGGCGTGACGCTCGAAGCGCTGATCGCCCTCGGCAAGCGCCATGGCCTCGCGCCGCGTCCCTTCGGAAGCCTGCTCTGGCAGAGCCTGAGCGGCCTCCCCTACCTGTCCGAAGGGTCGGATCTCGATCTGCTCTGGCCGGTTGCCGGCGCGATTCCGCTTCGGCTGATAGCGGAAATTGCGGCGATCGAGGTGCGGGCGCCGATGCGCCTCGATGGTGAGATCCTGCTGTCCGACGGGGGGGGCGTGAACTGGCGCGAACTGCACAGCATCGGCCCCGGCGGAACGGTACTGGTGAAGCACCATGACCGCCTCGCCCTCCGCGAGGCCGCCGCCCTTCTCGCGGGAGATCCCGAATGA
- a CDS encoding biotin-independent malonate decarboxylase subunit beta codes for MSERIIDPAAKGWATSWYEASARARIDGLLDAGSFREVIGPEQRRMSPHLPLFDLPRAFDDGMIVGSGRLDGKPVLVAAQEGRFMGGAFGEVHGAKLVGLLRTALALKPDAVLILFDTGGVRLQEANAGETAIAEVMRAIAQLRAAGVPVIGLIGGRAGAYGGGGLIAGTCSRLVVSEGGRISVSGPEVIETNKGAEEFDSRDRALVWRTMGGKHRRLTGGADAYADDTVAAFRQAALDLIGRAPAFDLATLEAEQARLEQRLTRFGDCRDATEIWARLGVNDPEAVPALSTADYDTLLASLGETTHDAR; via the coding sequence ATGAGCGAACGGATCATCGACCCGGCCGCCAAGGGCTGGGCCACAAGCTGGTACGAGGCGAGCGCCCGCGCCCGCATCGACGGCCTTCTGGATGCGGGCAGTTTTCGTGAGGTCATCGGCCCCGAGCAGCGCCGGATGAGCCCGCACCTGCCGCTGTTCGACCTTCCGCGCGCCTTCGATGACGGCATGATCGTCGGTTCGGGCCGCCTCGACGGCAAACCCGTCCTCGTCGCCGCGCAGGAGGGCCGCTTCATGGGGGGTGCCTTCGGCGAGGTGCACGGCGCCAAGCTTGTCGGCCTGCTGCGCACTGCCCTGGCGCTGAAGCCGGACGCCGTGCTGATCCTGTTCGATACGGGCGGCGTGCGCCTGCAGGAGGCCAATGCCGGCGAGACCGCGATCGCCGAGGTGATGCGCGCGATCGCGCAACTGCGCGCGGCCGGCGTGCCGGTGATCGGCCTGATCGGGGGCCGGGCCGGAGCCTATGGCGGCGGCGGCTTGATCGCGGGCACCTGCTCGCGGCTCGTTGTCTCCGAGGGCGGACGCATCTCGGTCTCGGGGCCGGAGGTGATCGAGACCAACAAGGGGGCGGAAGAATTCGATTCCCGCGACCGTGCCCTGGTCTGGCGCACCATGGGCGGCAAGCACCGCCGCCTCACCGGCGGCGCCGACGCCTATGCCGACGACACCGTCGCGGCCTTCCGCCAAGCGGCTCTGGACCTGATCGGGCGTGCCCCGGCCTTCGACCTCGCCACGCTGGAGGCGGAGCAGGCGCGGTTGGAACAGCGCCTCACGCGCTTCGGCGATTGCCGGGACGCGACCGAGATCTGGGCACGGCTCGGGGTGAACGATCCGGAAGCGGTCCCGGCCCTGAGCACGGCCGACTACGACACCCTGCTCGCCAGCCTGGGAGAGACGACCCATGACGCTCGCTGA
- the sppA gene encoding signal peptide peptidase SppA, protein MAADAEFLIDRRRLRRKLTLWRMLGIGAAIIAVGALGYRARVGEGRLFPATENQIARISIGGFIAGSDSTRKLIERVGESNAVKGVVISISSPGGTTTGSEELYRNLRALAAKKPMVAFVDGTAASGAYITAIAADHIVARETALVGSIGVLFQYPDVSGLLDKVGVKVESVKSSPLKAEPSGFSPTSPEARAALSSIVLDTYGWFKGLVAERRGMDDSQLAAVADGRVFSGRQSLPLKLVDELGGERQAVAWLEKEKKVPEKLPVKDWKPKADGGFKLWSTLGLGADLLGLEGLASRLRAVEDEAAGLTGGGLLAVWRPAP, encoded by the coding sequence ATGGCTGCAGACGCCGAGTTTCTCATCGACCGCCGCCGTCTGCGCCGCAAGCTTACGCTGTGGCGGATGCTCGGTATCGGTGCCGCCATCATCGCCGTCGGCGCGTTGGGCTACCGCGCGCGGGTCGGCGAGGGCCGGTTGTTTCCGGCCACCGAGAACCAGATCGCCCGGATCTCGATCGGCGGCTTCATCGCTGGTAGCGACTCGACCCGTAAGCTGATCGAGCGGGTCGGCGAGTCGAACGCTGTCAAGGGTGTGGTGATCTCGATCTCGTCGCCGGGCGGCACGACGACCGGCTCGGAGGAGCTCTATCGCAACCTCCGTGCGCTTGCCGCGAAGAAACCGATGGTCGCCTTCGTCGATGGCACGGCAGCCTCGGGCGCCTACATCACCGCGATCGCCGCCGATCACATCGTCGCCCGTGAGACCGCGCTCGTCGGCTCGATCGGCGTGCTGTTTCAGTATCCGGACGTTTCCGGCCTGCTCGACAAGGTCGGCGTGAAGGTCGAATCCGTCAAATCCTCGCCGCTTAAAGCGGAGCCTTCGGGCTTCAGCCCGACTTCGCCGGAGGCCCGCGCAGCCCTGTCATCAATCGTTCTCGACACCTACGGCTGGTTCAAGGGCCTGGTGGCGGAGCGCCGCGGCATGGACGACAGCCAACTTGCCGCCGTCGCCGACGGCCGCGTGTTCAGCGGTCGCCAGAGCCTGCCCCTCAAGCTCGTCGATGAGCTCGGCGGCGAGCGCCAGGCGGTGGCGTGGCTGGAGAAGGAGAAGAAGGTCCCCGAGAAGCTTCCGGTGAAGGACTGGAAGCCGAAAGCCGACGGCGGGTTCAAGCTGTGGTCGACACTGGGACTCGGCGCCGATCTTCTCGGTCTTGAAGGGCTCGCCAGCCGCCTCCGTGCGGTCGAGGACGAAGCTGCCGGGCTCACCGGCGGCGGGCTCCTGGCCGTCTGGCGGCCGGCCCCCTGA
- a CDS encoding acyl transferase translates to MTLAVLLSGQGGQHPGMFDLTADWPPAAPVFAAAERVLGQDPRAFVRRPGADLHGNRTGQILCCVAALAGWTLVQASHPSRTIVAGYSIGDLAAWGCAGRFDADTILRLAATRAEAMDAAAGDGAGLAGIRGLPLAAIETAAAAHGCELAIRNASDSAVVGGPSPALETLCVEALAAGALRAVVLPVRTPSHTPLLREASQRFEAALAGMQPRRPPPGAPRLISGLDGAPVFDVQAGLSKLARQISHTIDWAACLEACREYGCDTILELGPGHALATMARNAIPEARVHALEEFRSAAGVAEWIGGR, encoded by the coding sequence GTGACGCTCGCGGTGCTTCTCTCCGGTCAGGGCGGCCAGCATCCGGGGATGTTCGATCTCACCGCGGATTGGCCCCCCGCCGCGCCCGTCTTCGCGGCGGCCGAACGCGTCCTCGGTCAAGACCCGCGGGCATTCGTCCGCAGGCCGGGGGCGGACTTGCACGGCAACCGCACCGGGCAGATCCTCTGCTGCGTCGCGGCGCTTGCGGGCTGGACCCTCGTGCAGGCGTCGCACCCCAGCCGCACGATCGTCGCCGGCTACAGCATCGGCGATCTCGCCGCCTGGGGCTGCGCCGGCCGCTTCGACGCCGATACGATCCTGCGCCTTGCCGCGACGCGCGCCGAGGCGATGGATGCGGCCGCCGGTGATGGCGCCGGCCTTGCCGGCATCCGGGGATTGCCCCTCGCGGCAATCGAGACCGCGGCTGCGGCACATGGCTGCGAACTCGCCATCCGCAACGCCAGCGACAGCGCCGTCGTCGGCGGCCCGAGCCCGGCGCTCGAAACACTCTGCGTCGAGGCGCTGGCGGCCGGTGCACTGCGCGCCGTGGTTCTGCCGGTGCGCACACCTTCGCATACGCCGCTACTGCGCGAGGCCAGCCAGCGCTTCGAGGCGGCTCTCGCCGGGATGCAACCACGGCGCCCTCCGCCGGGCGCTCCCCGGCTCATCAGTGGCCTCGACGGCGCGCCTGTCTTCGACGTTCAAGCGGGATTGTCGAAGCTCGCGCGCCAGATCTCGCACACGATCGATTGGGCCGCCTGCCTGGAGGCCTGCCGCGAATATGGCTGCGACACCATCCTGGAACTCGGCCCCGGCCATGCCCTCGCGACCATGGCGCGCAATGCGATCCCCGAGGCGCGGGTCCATGCCCTCGAAGAATTCCGCTCAGCCGCCGGCGTCGCCGAATGGATCGGGGGACGATGA
- the mdcE gene encoding biotin-independent malonate decarboxylase subunit gamma, with protein sequence MTLAEILASLFPEGHSVTVEDGLVNGEGPFRGGRLAVIGIDGDTALGVDGACRLAGYVLDVVRRGGATPILVAIDSDSQRMSRRDELLGLNEYLAHLAKTLLLADAHGHPTVGLIYGHSAAGAFIATALATRVLVGLPGANPSVMDLPSVARVTKLPLDRLEAMAKDTPVFAPGLDNMVRTGAVQAVLDPDQPLAEQIAAVIDALPAEDRRDRAGRERGGRPVAEAIAAQVVREAAFG encoded by the coding sequence ATGACGCTCGCTGAGATCCTGGCCTCGCTGTTTCCGGAGGGTCATTCCGTGACCGTGGAGGACGGGCTCGTGAATGGCGAGGGTCCGTTCCGGGGCGGCCGGCTCGCGGTGATCGGCATCGACGGCGACACGGCGCTCGGCGTCGACGGCGCCTGCCGGCTCGCGGGCTACGTCCTCGACGTCGTGCGCCGGGGCGGCGCCACGCCGATCCTCGTGGCGATCGATTCCGACAGTCAGCGCATGAGCCGGCGCGACGAGCTGCTCGGCCTCAACGAGTACCTCGCCCACCTCGCCAAGACGCTGCTGCTCGCCGACGCGCACGGCCACCCGACCGTCGGACTGATCTACGGGCATTCGGCGGCGGGCGCCTTCATTGCCACGGCGCTCGCCACCCGCGTCCTCGTCGGCCTGCCGGGGGCGAACCCGAGCGTGATGGATCTGCCCTCCGTGGCCCGCGTCACGAAGTTGCCCCTCGATCGGCTGGAGGCGATGGCCAAGGACACCCCCGTCTTCGCGCCGGGCCTCGACAACATGGTGCGCACGGGTGCGGTGCAGGCGGTGCTCGATCCGGACCAGCCGCTGGCAGAGCAGATCGCCGCCGTGATCGATGCGCTGCCCGCTGAGGACCGCCGCGACCGGGCCGGGCGCGAGCGCGGCGGACGACCGGTGGCTGAGGCGATCGCCGCGCAGGTGGTGCGGGAGGCCGCTTTTGGCTGA
- the mdcB gene encoding triphosphoribosyl-dephospho-CoA synthase MdcB: protein MSPLSALRARIPENNRCPEADAIARSAATALRLELETYPKPGLVSHVDRGSHADMDADTFRASTAAITPFFRTLAIAGAAGAPMPALRSIGLDAEAAMRAATGGVNTHRGAIFGLGLLCAAAGALKRPGAGALGALVRERYGSGILDGPVLLHAPGARARRRHGVGGAPAEAAAGFPSVYRVALPALRRGRQCHPGDAEAARVEACLALIAHVEDTNLLHRGGPEGFAFARSEAARFIDDGGVAQPRWRTRAEALHRAFVTRNLSPGGAADLLAMALFVESVEASA, encoded by the coding sequence ATGAGCCCGCTCTCCGCGCTGCGAGCGCGTATCCCCGAAAATAATCGGTGCCCGGAGGCGGACGCGATCGCGCGGTCGGCGGCGACGGCGTTGCGGCTCGAACTCGAAACCTACCCGAAGCCGGGCCTCGTCAGCCACGTCGATCGCGGCAGCCACGCCGACATGGACGCGGATACCTTCCGGGCGAGTACGGCGGCGATCACGCCCTTCTTCCGCACCCTCGCGATCGCCGGTGCGGCGGGCGCGCCGATGCCCGCTCTGCGCAGCATCGGCCTTGATGCCGAGGCGGCGATGCGGGCGGCCACCGGTGGCGTGAACACGCATCGCGGCGCCATCTTCGGGCTCGGCCTGCTCTGCGCCGCAGCCGGCGCCCTGAAGCGGCCGGGGGCGGGAGCGCTCGGGGCCCTCGTCCGCGAACGTTACGGTTCGGGAATCCTCGACGGGCCGGTGCTGCTCCATGCGCCCGGCGCACGGGCGCGCCGCCGCCACGGCGTCGGTGGCGCACCGGCCGAGGCCGCCGCCGGCTTTCCGAGCGTCTACCGGGTCGCCCTGCCGGCCCTGCGCCGCGGCCGGCAGTGTCATCCCGGCGATGCGGAGGCCGCGCGGGTCGAAGCCTGCCTTGCCCTGATCGCGCATGTCGAGGACACGAACCTGCTGCATCGCGGCGGGCCCGAGGGCTTTGCCTTCGCGCGCAGCGAGGCCGCGCGATTCATCGACGACGGCGGTGTGGCGCAACCCCGCTGGCGCACGCGCGCCGAGGCGCTGCATCGCGCCTTCGTCACCCGCAACCTCAGCCCCGGCGGCGCAGCCGACCTGCTCGCGATGGCGCTGTTCGTGGAGAGCGTCGAGGCGTCCGCGTGA
- the ihfB gene encoding integration host factor subunit beta, with the protein MIKSELVLKIAEQNPHLYQRDVETLVNAILDTIADALAQGDRVELRGFGAFSVKRREARRGRNPRTGESVAVSEKAIPVFKTGKEMRLRLNRAGIGDEQPGA; encoded by the coding sequence ATGATCAAGTCGGAACTCGTGCTCAAGATTGCTGAGCAGAACCCCCATCTCTACCAGCGCGATGTCGAGACCCTGGTGAACGCGATCCTCGACACGATCGCCGACGCCCTGGCTCAGGGCGACCGGGTGGAGTTGCGCGGCTTCGGCGCCTTCTCGGTCAAGCGCCGCGAGGCCCGCCGCGGGCGCAATCCGCGCACGGGCGAATCCGTGGCGGTGTCGGAGAAGGCGATTCCCGTCTTCAAGACCGGCAAGGAGATGCGCCTGCGCCTCAACCGCGCCGGCATCGGCGACGAGCAACCGGGCGCTTGA
- the mdcC gene encoding malonate decarboxylase acyl carrier protein — protein sequence MEKLSFRHTTQRAPAGAKAQAITGVVASGNLEVLLERALPATECTVEIETPIRGYGEVWAAVVADFVARAQPGGLRITINDGGARPDTVSLRLLQGARLMEV from the coding sequence ATGGAAAAGCTGAGCTTCCGACACACGACGCAGAGGGCCCCGGCCGGCGCGAAGGCGCAGGCCATTACCGGCGTCGTCGCCTCCGGCAATCTCGAAGTGCTGCTGGAGCGCGCCCTGCCCGCGACAGAGTGCACCGTCGAGATCGAGACGCCGATTCGCGGCTACGGCGAGGTCTGGGCGGCGGTGGTCGCCGACTTCGTCGCCCGCGCTCAGCCCGGCGGCCTGCGCATCACGATCAACGATGGCGGCGCCCGCCCCGACACCGTGTCCCTGCGCCTGCTCCAGGGCGCCCGGCTGATGGAGGTCTGA
- a CDS encoding phosphoribosylanthranilate isomerase: MADICVKICGLSTETTLDAALDAGADLVGFVHFPKSPRHVTLEQGRGLAQRARGRAQRVVLLVDPDEATLAAAIEALDPDLIQLHGHETPQRVADIRARTGRSVMKAVGIAAIADLRALPAYAAVADRLLLDAKPPPGADLPGGNGRRFDWDILNGAALPAGTMLSGGLDAGNVVTALAHTGLAAVDVSSGVEIRPGEKDPDRIAAFVAAARRRS, translated from the coding sequence ATGGCAGACATCTGCGTCAAGATCTGTGGCCTCAGTACCGAGACGACGCTCGACGCGGCCCTCGACGCGGGTGCCGACCTCGTCGGCTTCGTCCATTTCCCCAAGAGCCCGCGCCACGTCACCCTGGAACAGGGCCGCGGCCTCGCACAGCGGGCGCGGGGGAGGGCGCAGCGCGTGGTGCTGCTGGTCGATCCGGACGAGGCGACCCTCGCTGCCGCCATCGAGGCGCTCGATCCCGACCTGATCCAGCTTCACGGCCATGAGACGCCGCAGCGCGTCGCCGACATCCGTGCCCGGACCGGCCGATCGGTCATGAAAGCCGTCGGGATTGCCGCGATCGCCGATCTTCGGGCGCTCCCGGCCTATGCCGCCGTCGCCGACCGGCTTCTGCTCGACGCCAAGCCTCCTCCCGGCGCCGATCTGCCGGGTGGCAACGGACGCCGCTTCGACTGGGACATCCTGAACGGGGCGGCGTTGCCGGCCGGCACGATGCTGTCGGGCGGCCTGGATGCCGGGAACGTCGTCACGGCGCTCGCGCATACGGGGCTGGCCGCCGTCGATGTCTCGTCGGGCGTCGAGATCCGGCCGGGCGAGAAAGATCCGGACAGGATCGCGGCCTTCGTCGCCGCCGCCCGTCGCCGAAGCTGA